A region from the Janthinobacterium agaricidamnosum genome encodes:
- a CDS encoding LacI family DNA-binding transcriptional regulator, translating to MTHPFPVKVVALQAGVSVATVDRVIKQRGGVHANTVRRVMQALDELARQSTQVGLSGRKFMLDVLMVAPRRFTDAVRAALEAELPSLHPAVLRSRFHLHETLEVDGIVDLLERIRKNGSHGVLLKAPDLPAVAEAVNRLAAAGIPVVTLVTDLPGSARRSYVGMDNRAAGETAACLVGHWLGSRKKQQVLVTLSSNRFHGEEEREIGFRRALRERHRHLSIVEVSEGHGIDGATGALVRLALADHPGIAAVYSIGGGNAAIVQAFARAGRPCQVFIGHDLDADNVALLKSGAIQAVLHHDLGQDMRRACQEILRAQGALPALAQSPSLSAIQIVTPWNLPVLNGVN from the coding sequence ATGACGCATCCGTTCCCCGTCAAGGTCGTGGCGCTGCAGGCCGGCGTCAGCGTGGCCACCGTCGACCGCGTGATCAAGCAGCGCGGCGGCGTGCACGCCAATACGGTGCGCCGCGTGATGCAGGCGCTCGATGAACTGGCGCGCCAAAGCACGCAGGTGGGCCTGTCTGGCAGAAAATTCATGCTCGATGTGCTGATGGTGGCGCCGCGCCGCTTCACGGACGCCGTGCGGGCCGCGCTGGAGGCCGAATTGCCGTCGCTGCATCCGGCCGTGCTGCGTTCGCGCTTTCACCTGCATGAAACCCTGGAGGTGGACGGCATCGTCGACCTGCTGGAGCGCATCCGCAAGAACGGCAGCCACGGCGTGCTGCTGAAAGCACCGGACTTGCCAGCGGTGGCGGAAGCGGTGAACCGGCTGGCGGCGGCCGGCATCCCCGTCGTGACCCTGGTGACGGACTTGCCAGGCTCCGCGCGCCGCAGCTACGTGGGCATGGATAACCGCGCGGCGGGCGAGACGGCCGCCTGCCTGGTCGGCCACTGGCTGGGTAGCCGGAAAAAACAGCAGGTGCTGGTGACCCTGAGCAGCAACCGCTTTCATGGCGAGGAAGAGCGCGAGATCGGCTTTCGCCGCGCGCTGCGCGAACGTCACCGCCATTTATCCATCGTCGAAGTGAGCGAGGGCCACGGCATCGACGGGGCCACGGGGGCGCTGGTGCGTCTAGCCCTGGCAGATCATCCGGGCATCGCCGCCGTCTATTCGATCGGCGGCGGCAATGCCGCCATCGTGCAGGCCTTTGCGCGAGCGGGCCGGCCCTGCCAGGTCTTCATCGGCCACGACCTCGATGCGGACAACGTGGCGCTGCTCAAGTCGGGCGCCATCCAGGCCGTGCTGCACCACGACCTGGGCCAGGACATGCGCCGCGCCTGCCAGGAAATCCTGCGGGCACAGGGTGCGCTGCCGGCCCTGGCGCAATCGCCGTCACTGTCCGCCATCCAGATCGTCACGCCGTGGAACCTGCCCGTCCTGAACGGGGTGAATTGA
- a CDS encoding phytanoyl-CoA dioxygenase family protein: protein MPTTDAAAAPPSPFWLASENCDLQDFIATVSLCTALADYPHAAAVKENILVYDCDRVRALAASAVSLRALQAEWGRALMDGPGVIVLQRAVADMDTLEQVSGVFRALIAEQHASGQAGGDHFAKAGANDRIWNAQQKLCLRAPEAFARYYANPVFAWIAEAWLGPAYQMTAQVNVVNPGGAAQAPHRDYHLGFQSAASCAAYPAPVHQMTALLTLQGAVAHCDMPLASGPTLYLPGSQRYRAGFLAWQQRPFRDYFAQHCVQLPLSKGDAVFFNPALFHAAGHNRSSDIRRMANLLQVSSPFGRAMEALDRRAMSAALYPALQALRSRGTLDDDGVRHAVAACAEGYAFPSNLDRDQPIAGMAPPTQQQLMHEALAQDWPAARFLDALDSHAWRQQA, encoded by the coding sequence ATGCCCACCACAGACGCCGCCGCAGCGCCGCCCAGCCCCTTCTGGCTGGCATCAGAAAACTGCGACCTGCAGGATTTCATCGCCACCGTCAGCCTATGCACGGCGCTGGCCGACTATCCCCACGCCGCTGCGGTGAAAGAAAACATTCTCGTCTACGACTGCGACCGGGTGCGCGCGCTGGCCGCCAGTGCGGTGTCGCTGCGCGCGCTGCAGGCCGAATGGGGCCGGGCGCTGATGGATGGTCCGGGCGTCATCGTGCTGCAACGCGCCGTCGCCGACATGGACACGCTGGAACAGGTAAGCGGCGTGTTTCGCGCGCTGATCGCCGAACAGCATGCGAGCGGCCAGGCGGGCGGCGACCATTTTGCCAAGGCTGGCGCGAATGACCGCATCTGGAACGCCCAGCAAAAACTGTGTCTGCGGGCACCCGAGGCATTCGCGCGCTATTACGCCAACCCCGTCTTCGCGTGGATCGCCGAGGCCTGGCTCGGGCCCGCCTACCAGATGACGGCGCAAGTGAATGTCGTCAACCCGGGCGGAGCGGCCCAGGCGCCGCACCGCGACTATCACCTGGGCTTCCAGAGCGCCGCCAGCTGCGCCGCCTACCCCGCGCCCGTGCACCAGATGACGGCCCTCTTGACCTTGCAGGGCGCCGTCGCCCACTGCGACATGCCGCTGGCATCGGGCCCCACCCTGTACCTGCCCGGGTCGCAGCGCTACCGCGCCGGTTTTCTCGCCTGGCAGCAGCGGCCGTTCCGCGACTACTTTGCGCAGCATTGCGTGCAGCTGCCCCTGTCCAAAGGCGACGCCGTGTTCTTCAACCCCGCCCTCTTCCACGCGGCCGGGCATAACCGCTCGTCCGACATCCGCCGCATGGCCAACCTGCTGCAGGTGTCGTCGCCGTTCGGGCGCGCCATGGAAGCGCTGGACCGCCGCGCCATGAGCGCCGCCCTGTATCCGGCCCTGCAGGCGCTGCGCTCCCGGGGCACCCTCGATGACGACGGCGTGCGCCACGCGGTGGCCGCCTGCGCCGAAGGCTATGCATTCCCCAGCAACCTCGACCGCGACCAGCCCATCGCCGGCATGGCGCCGCCCACGCAGCAGCAGCTGATGCACGAAGCGCTGGCGCAGGACTGGCCCGCTGCGCGCTTCCTCGACGCGCTGGACAGCCATGCCTGGCGCCAGCAAGCCTGA
- a CDS encoding Gfo/Idh/MocA family protein encodes MQDINIGLIGAGYMGKAHTIAYKTVRSIFHTALNPVCECIGTSSAEGAARSAQELGWNRSTGDWRALVGDPAIDAVIVATPPATHKDIVLAALALSKPVFCEKPLGMTATESLQLAQAAESAGVANMVGYNYIRTPASQLARQIIESGEIGEIIHVAAEHVEDYLHDPRAPASWRTREATATRAGALADVGSHLLNLALRLGGPVDALVADMNTVHAQRQGRHGMEAVENDDQGNVMLRFASGALGALTFSRVAAGRKMGYTYRITGTKGAIAFDQEDQNALWLYDAGRPAQRQGFQRLLMGPATPTTWRSARARGTAPGTTSRSSSKRAIFCRPSPAARPSGPPSATATRWTG; translated from the coding sequence ATGCAAGACATCAACATCGGCCTGATCGGCGCCGGCTACATGGGCAAAGCCCACACCATCGCCTATAAAACTGTGCGCAGCATTTTTCACACGGCCCTGAACCCCGTGTGCGAATGCATCGGCACCAGCAGCGCAGAAGGCGCCGCCCGCAGCGCGCAGGAACTGGGCTGGAACCGCTCCACGGGCGACTGGCGCGCGCTGGTGGGCGATCCCGCCATCGACGCCGTCATCGTCGCCACGCCGCCGGCCACACACAAGGACATCGTGCTGGCGGCGCTGGCCCTGAGCAAGCCCGTATTCTGCGAAAAACCGCTGGGCATGACGGCCACCGAATCCCTGCAACTGGCGCAGGCGGCGGAAAGCGCGGGCGTGGCCAATATGGTCGGCTATAACTACATCCGCACGCCCGCCAGCCAGCTGGCGCGGCAGATCATCGAATCGGGAGAGATCGGCGAGATCATCCACGTCGCCGCCGAACACGTGGAAGACTACCTGCACGATCCGCGCGCGCCCGCTTCGTGGCGCACGCGCGAGGCGACGGCAACGCGCGCCGGCGCGCTGGCCGACGTGGGCTCGCACCTGCTCAACCTGGCCCTGCGCCTGGGCGGCCCCGTCGACGCGCTGGTGGCCGACATGAATACCGTGCACGCGCAGCGGCAAGGCCGGCACGGCATGGAAGCAGTGGAAAACGACGACCAGGGCAATGTGATGCTGCGCTTTGCCAGCGGCGCGCTCGGCGCCCTCACCTTCAGCCGCGTGGCGGCCGGCCGCAAAATGGGCTACACCTACCGCATCACGGGGACCAAAGGCGCGATCGCCTTCGACCAGGAAGACCAGAATGCACTATGGCTGTACGACGCCGGCCGTCCCGCGCAGCGCCAGGGTTTCCAGCGCCTGCTGATGGGGCCTGCCACCCCGACTACCTGGCGTTCAGCCAGGGCGCGGGGCACGGCACCGGGTACAACGAGCAGATCGTCATCGAAGCGCGCGATTTTCTGCAGGCCATCGCCAGCGGCGCGCCCGTCTGGCCCACCTTCCGCGACGGCTACGAGGTGGACCGGCTGA
- a CDS encoding glycoside hydrolase family 3 protein — MMNCTLKPMARVVAGCVATLALAACGNNHTGSEGYTQPVFGTTTYTQLKVDGYTFKDMNRNGKIDPYEDWRLPAEARADDLLSRMSLDEKTGLMMHGTAPTVADPTGIGQGGAYDLTALQDLIVKQYVNTFITRMAGDTANMAAQYNKVQALSETSRHGIPVSISTDPRHHFQYTVGASAGTKGFSQWPETLGLAAIGDDALVRRFGDIARQEYLAVGITQALSPQADLATEPRWSRINGTFGEDADLAKRMVQHYIEGFQDGNTGLHDGSVVAVVKHWVGYGATKEGFDGHNYYGRYMTYPGNNFAYHVKPFEGAFTAKAASVMPTYALPDGNITIDGITLEQVAAGFSKTMLTDLLRGKYGFEGVILSDWGITSDCDANCRNGTAPGVAPSFIGFGTPWGMEDATKAERYVKAVTAGMDQFGGVTEAPYLTQAVQRGQLTEARIDASARRILIQKFKQGLFEHPFVDAAKAAATVGKAEFVEAGLEAQRRSLVLLENKDKVLPLAATVKKVYLYGIDAAVAQQYGYTVVATPQEADVALLRVAAPYETLHPNYIFGSMQHEGRLDYVDGNADYEAIKNAAKFAPKTVVTVYLDRPAILGNVQDKASAIVANFGVSDGALFDVLTGKAKPQGKLPFELPSSMAEVQVQKSDVPYDTAHPLYKFGYGLAY; from the coding sequence ATGATGAATTGCACTTTGAAACCGATGGCCCGCGTGGTCGCCGGCTGCGTCGCCACGCTTGCCCTGGCCGCTTGCGGCAACAACCACACCGGCAGCGAGGGATACACGCAGCCCGTGTTCGGCACCACCACCTACACCCAGTTGAAAGTCGACGGCTATACCTTCAAGGACATGAACCGCAACGGCAAGATCGACCCGTACGAAGACTGGCGCCTGCCGGCCGAGGCGCGCGCGGACGACCTGTTGTCGCGCATGAGCCTCGATGAAAAAACGGGCCTGATGATGCACGGCACGGCGCCCACCGTGGCCGACCCCACCGGCATCGGCCAGGGCGGCGCCTACGATTTGACGGCGCTGCAAGACCTGATCGTCAAGCAATACGTCAACACCTTCATCACCCGCATGGCGGGCGACACGGCCAATATGGCGGCCCAGTACAACAAGGTGCAGGCGCTGAGCGAAACCTCGCGCCATGGCATTCCCGTGTCGATCAGCACGGACCCGCGCCACCATTTCCAGTACACGGTGGGCGCCAGCGCCGGTACCAAGGGTTTCTCGCAGTGGCCGGAAACCCTGGGCCTGGCCGCCATCGGCGACGATGCGCTGGTGCGCCGCTTCGGCGACATCGCGCGCCAGGAATACCTGGCCGTCGGCATCACGCAGGCGCTGTCGCCGCAGGCGGACCTGGCCACCGAGCCGCGCTGGTCGCGCATCAACGGCACCTTCGGCGAAGACGCGGACCTGGCCAAGCGCATGGTGCAGCACTATATCGAAGGTTTCCAGGACGGCAATACGGGCTTGCATGACGGCAGCGTGGTGGCCGTCGTCAAGCACTGGGTCGGCTATGGCGCCACGAAAGAGGGCTTCGACGGCCACAATTACTATGGCCGCTACATGACCTACCCTGGCAATAACTTCGCCTATCACGTCAAGCCGTTCGAAGGGGCGTTCACGGCCAAGGCGGCCTCCGTCATGCCGACCTACGCCCTGCCGGACGGCAATATCACCATCGACGGCATCACCCTGGAGCAAGTGGCGGCCGGCTTCAGCAAGACCATGCTGACGGATCTGCTGCGCGGCAAATACGGTTTCGAGGGCGTGATCCTGTCCGATTGGGGCATCACCTCCGACTGCGACGCCAACTGCCGCAACGGCACGGCGCCTGGCGTCGCGCCTTCCTTCATCGGCTTCGGCACGCCGTGGGGCATGGAAGACGCCACCAAGGCCGAGCGCTACGTGAAGGCCGTGACGGCGGGGATGGACCAGTTCGGCGGCGTGACGGAAGCGCCATATCTGACGCAAGCCGTGCAGCGGGGCCAGCTGACGGAAGCGCGCATCGACGCGTCGGCGCGGCGCATCCTGATCCAGAAATTCAAGCAGGGCCTGTTCGAGCATCCGTTCGTCGATGCGGCCAAGGCGGCCGCCACCGTGGGCAAGGCGGAATTTGTCGAGGCGGGCCTGGAAGCCCAGCGCCGCTCGCTGGTCTTGCTGGAAAACAAGGACAAGGTCTTGCCGCTGGCCGCCACCGTCAAGAAGGTCTACCTGTACGGCATCGATGCGGCCGTGGCGCAGCAGTATGGCTACACGGTGGTCGCCACGCCGCAGGAAGCGGACGTGGCCCTGCTGCGCGTGGCCGCGCCCTATGAAACCCTGCACCCGAACTACATCTTCGGCAGCATGCAGCACGAGGGCCGCCTCGATTACGTCGACGGCAACGCCGACTACGAGGCGATCAAGAACGCGGCGAAATTCGCGCCGAAGACGGTGGTCACCGTGTACCTGGACCGTCCGGCCATCCTCGGCAATGTGCAGGACAAGGCCAGCGCCATCGTCGCCAACTTCGGCGTGAGCGACGGCGCGCTGTTCGATGTCCTGACGGGCAAGGCCAAGCCGCAGGGCAAGCTGCCGTTCGAGCTACCGTCGTCGATGGCCGAAGTGCAGGTGCAGAAATCGGACGTGCCGTATGACACGGCCCATCCGCTGTACAAGTTCGGCTACGGGCTGGCTTACTAA
- a CDS encoding helix-turn-helix transcriptional regulator, which yields MHKPDTRTVSNRIAQQCARAMQADGHDPADFFRQTGITPAQLDEPGGRINAERHRRMTAYAQQLPQHRGLLDLDVTHWFAHYSGIAHVCFNRPTLRSALHELLHLRGLIGEFDFMLMSENGTRIEIEYLSEFCQLGGAMQALANFRMLSLVARAYDDGTPTAFHAGFQGKAPWFAPAIAECFGAAVTFGQARNTLTFDAPALDRPFAQFNAMLAPHALRHAQGQLQQLQGAQLFSARVEQAIIDLLGRQGAGDADGAALLPALCDGLAMNRWTLQRQLQQEQTSFRALELRAKSRESRRLLCETSLSVAEIGDRLGFSSQSAFTRFFKNQFELPPARYRQDAAGA from the coding sequence TTGCACAAACCCGACACGCGCACGGTTTCGAACCGCATCGCTCAGCAATGCGCGCGCGCCATGCAGGCCGATGGCCACGACCCCGCCGACTTTTTTCGCCAGACGGGCATCACGCCGGCGCAGCTGGACGAGCCGGGCGGCCGCATCAACGCCGAGCGGCACCGGCGCATGACGGCCTACGCCCAGCAGCTGCCGCAGCACCGCGGCCTGCTCGACCTCGACGTGACGCACTGGTTCGCGCATTACTCGGGCATCGCCCACGTCTGCTTCAACCGCCCCACCCTGCGCAGCGCGCTGCACGAGCTGCTGCACTTGCGGGGCCTGATCGGCGAATTCGACTTCATGCTGATGAGCGAGAACGGCACGCGCATCGAGATCGAATACCTGTCCGAATTCTGCCAGCTGGGGGGCGCCATGCAGGCGCTGGCCAATTTCCGCATGCTGTCGCTGGTGGCGCGCGCCTACGACGACGGCACACCCACCGCCTTCCATGCCGGCTTCCAGGGCAAGGCGCCGTGGTTCGCGCCGGCCATTGCCGAATGCTTCGGCGCCGCCGTCACCTTCGGCCAGGCGCGCAATACCCTGACGTTCGACGCGCCGGCGCTGGACCGGCCCTTCGCCCAGTTCAACGCCATGCTGGCGCCGCACGCGCTGCGGCACGCGCAGGGACAGTTGCAGCAGCTGCAGGGGGCGCAGCTGTTTTCCGCCCGCGTGGAGCAGGCGATCATCGATTTGCTGGGCCGGCAAGGCGCCGGGGACGCCGACGGCGCCGCGCTGCTGCCGGCCCTGTGCGACGGTCTGGCGATGAACCGCTGGACCTTGCAGCGCCAGCTGCAGCAGGAACAGACCTCGTTCCGCGCGCTGGAATTGCGCGCGAAAAGCCGCGAATCGCGCCGTTTGCTGTGCGAAACGAGCCTGAGCGTGGCGGAAATCGGCGACCGCCTGGGTTTTTCCTCGCAAAGCGCATTTACCCGCTTCTTCAAGAACCAGTTCGAACTGCCGCCGGCGCGCTACCGGCAGGATGCCGCCGGAGCCTAG
- a CDS encoding efflux RND transporter permease subunit, which translates to MSAAGFNLSALAVRERSVTLFLICLISLAGLLSFFKLGRAEDPAFTVKVMTIVTAWPGASAREMQDQVADKIEKRLQELRWYERAETYTRPGLAFTTLTLLDSTPPGQVQAEFYQARKKAGDEAANLPAGVIGPMINDEYADVTFALYALKAKGEPQRLLVREAETLRQRLLHVAGVKKVNIIGEQAERIYVEFSQERLATLGVRAQDVFAALHGQNALTPAGSVETRGPQVSIRLDGALDALQKIRDTPVVVQGRTLALSDIATVRRGQEDPASFMVRNGGEPALLLGVVMRDGWNGLDLGKALDGEVTAIGAAMPLGMSLAKVTDQAVNISAAVDEFMLKFLAALLVVMLVCFISMGWRVGIVVAAAVPLTLAVVFIVMAATGKNFDRITLGSLILGLGLLVDDAIIAIEMMVVKMEEGYSRIAASAYAWSHTAAPMLAGTLVTAVGFMPNGFARSSAGEYTSNMFWIVGIALIASWVVAVVFTPYLGVKLLPELKQVAGGHDALYDTPRYHRFRRLLGRVIARKWLVFCTVIGLFVLAVLGMAVVKKQFFPISDRPEVLIEVQLPYGSAIGQTSGAAAKVEAWLARQPEAKIVTAYVGQGAPRFYLAMGPELPDPSFAKIVVRTDSQLARDSLKQRLRVAVASGLAPEARVRVTQLVFGPYSPFPVAYRVSGPDPEVLRGIADEVRRVMQASPMMRTVNTDWGTRTPTLHFSLQQDRLQAMGLTSAAVAQQLQFLLSGVPVTAVREDIRTVQVVARAAGDVRLDPARIADLTLAGANGERIALSQVGSVEVRSEEPVMRRRDRQPTITVRGDIADGMQPPDVSGAITAQLQAVIDKLPAGYRIEQAGSIEESAKATQAMLPLFPIMLALTLLMIILQVRSISAMVMVFLTSPLGLIGVVPTLLLFQQPFGINALVGLIALSGILMRNTLILIGQIHQNEAAGLAPFDAVVEATVQRARPVILTALAAILAFIPLTHSVFWGTLAYTLIGGTFAGTVLTLVFLPAMYAIWFRIRPQAV; encoded by the coding sequence ATGAGCGCGGCGGGCTTCAACCTGTCGGCGCTGGCCGTGCGCGAGCGTTCCGTCACCCTGTTCCTGATCTGCTTGATATCGCTGGCCGGCCTGCTGTCGTTCTTCAAGCTGGGGCGCGCGGAAGACCCGGCCTTCACGGTCAAGGTGATGACCATCGTCACCGCCTGGCCCGGCGCCAGCGCGCGCGAAATGCAGGACCAGGTGGCCGACAAGATCGAAAAGCGCTTGCAGGAGCTGCGCTGGTATGAACGGGCCGAGACCTACACCAGGCCGGGCCTGGCTTTCACGACCCTGACACTGCTCGACAGCACGCCGCCCGGGCAGGTGCAGGCCGAGTTCTACCAGGCGCGCAAGAAGGCCGGCGACGAGGCGGCCAATTTGCCGGCCGGCGTGATCGGCCCCATGATCAATGACGAATACGCGGACGTCACCTTTGCCCTGTATGCGCTGAAAGCCAAAGGCGAGCCGCAGCGCCTGCTGGTGCGCGAGGCGGAAACCTTGCGCCAGCGGCTGCTGCACGTGGCGGGCGTCAAAAAGGTCAATATCATCGGCGAGCAGGCCGAACGCATCTACGTGGAGTTTTCGCAGGAACGCCTGGCCACCCTGGGCGTGCGGGCGCAGGACGTGTTCGCGGCACTGCACGGCCAGAATGCCCTCACGCCGGCCGGCTCGGTCGAAACGCGCGGGCCGCAGGTGTCCATCCGCCTCGACGGTGCGCTCGACGCGCTGCAAAAGATCCGCGATACGCCCGTGGTGGTGCAGGGGCGCACCTTGGCCCTGTCCGATATCGCCACCGTGCGCCGTGGCCAGGAAGACCCGGCCAGTTTCATGGTGCGCAATGGCGGCGAGCCGGCGCTGCTGCTGGGCGTGGTCATGCGCGACGGCTGGAACGGGCTGGACCTGGGCAAGGCGCTGGACGGGGAAGTGACGGCCATCGGTGCCGCCATGCCGCTGGGCATGAGCCTGGCCAAGGTTACCGATCAGGCCGTTAATATCAGCGCGGCCGTCGATGAATTCATGCTCAAGTTTCTTGCCGCGCTGCTGGTGGTGATGCTGGTGTGCTTTATCAGCATGGGCTGGCGCGTCGGCATCGTGGTGGCCGCCGCCGTGCCGCTGACCCTGGCCGTCGTGTTCATCGTGATGGCCGCGACAGGCAAGAATTTCGACCGCATCACCCTCGGTTCCCTGATCCTGGGCCTCGGCCTGCTGGTGGACGATGCCATCATCGCCATCGAAATGATGGTCGTGAAAATGGAAGAGGGCTACAGCCGCATCGCCGCCTCCGCCTACGCCTGGAGCCATACGGCCGCGCCCATGCTGGCGGGTACCCTGGTAACGGCCGTCGGCTTCATGCCCAACGGCTTTGCCCGCTCCAGCGCCGGCGAATACACGAGCAATATGTTCTGGATCGTCGGCATCGCGCTGATCGCGTCATGGGTGGTGGCGGTGGTGTTTACGCCCTACCTGGGCGTGAAGCTGCTGCCCGAGCTGAAACAGGTCGCCGGCGGCCATGATGCGCTGTACGACACGCCGCGTTACCACCGCTTTCGCCGCCTGCTGGGGCGCGTGATCGCCCGAAAATGGCTGGTGTTCTGCACCGTGATCGGCCTGTTCGTGCTGGCCGTGCTGGGCATGGCCGTCGTCAAGAAACAGTTCTTCCCGATCTCGGACCGCCCTGAAGTGCTGATCGAAGTGCAGCTGCCCTATGGCAGCGCGATCGGACAGACCAGCGGCGCGGCGGCGAAAGTGGAAGCCTGGCTGGCGCGCCAGCCCGAAGCGAAGATCGTCACGGCCTATGTGGGCCAGGGCGCCCCGCGCTTTTACCTGGCGATGGGGCCGGAATTGCCCGATCCTTCGTTTGCCAAGATCGTCGTGCGCACCGACAGCCAGCTGGCGCGCGACAGCCTCAAGCAGCGCTTGCGCGTGGCCGTTGCCTCCGGCCTGGCGCCGGAGGCGCGCGTGCGCGTCACGCAACTGGTGTTCGGCCCGTACTCGCCGTTTCCCGTCGCCTACCGGGTCAGCGGCCCCGATCCCGAGGTGTTGCGCGGCATCGCCGACGAGGTGCGGCGCGTGATGCAGGCCAGCCCGATGATGCGTACCGTCAATACCGATTGGGGCACGCGCACGCCCACCCTGCATTTCAGCCTGCAGCAGGACCGCTTGCAGGCGATGGGCCTGACGTCGGCCGCCGTGGCGCAGCAGCTGCAGTTCCTGCTCAGCGGCGTGCCCGTCACCGCCGTGCGCGAAGATATCCGCACGGTGCAGGTGGTGGCGCGCGCGGCAGGCGACGTGCGGCTGGACCCGGCGCGCATCGCCGACCTGACCCTGGCCGGCGCGAATGGCGAACGCATCGCGCTGTCGCAGGTGGGCAGCGTCGAGGTGCGCTCGGAAGAACCCGTGATGCGCCGGCGCGACCGCCAGCCGACGATTACCGTGCGCGGCGACATCGCCGACGGCATGCAGCCGCCCGACGTCTCGGGCGCCATCACGGCGCAGCTGCAAGCCGTCATCGACAAGCTGCCGGCCGGCTATCGCATCGAGCAGGCCGGCTCCATCGAGGAATCGGCGAAGGCAACGCAAGCGATGCTGCCGCTGTTCCCCATTATGCTGGCGCTGACCCTGCTGATGATCATCCTGCAGGTGCGCTCGATCTCGGCGATGGTGATGGTGTTCCTGACCAGCCCGTTGGGCCTGATCGGCGTCGTGCCCACCTTGCTGCTGTTCCAGCAGCCGTTCGGCATCAATGCGCTGGTCGGCCTGATCGCGCTGTCGGGCATCCTGATGCGCAATACCCTGATCCTGATCGGCCAGATCCACCAGAACGAGGCGGCCGGCCTGGCGCCGTTTGACGCCGTGGTCGAAGCGACCGTGCAGCGCGCGCGTCCCGTGATCCTCACGGCGCTGGCGGCCATCCTGGCCTTTATTCCGCTGACCCATTCGGTATTCTGGGGCACCTTGGCCTATACCCTGATCGGCGGCACGTTTGCCGGCACGGTGCTGACCTTGGTTTTCCTGCCGGCCATGTACGCGATCTGGTTCAGGATACGGCCGCAGGCTGTATAG
- a CDS encoding efflux RND transporter periplasmic adaptor subunit: MRWRRLASSVVISTLPLALSACADKAQADPRTATPLVRAVPVQGAEAGTRSFTGVVAPRVQSDLGFRVAGKVSERLVDAGQVVRRGQPLMRLDADDLQLLAQARQESVTADRARARQAADEEARYRDLRGTGAISASNYDQVKAVADAAGAQLKASEALAGVARNALQYAVLLADADGVVMDTMAEPGQVVAAGQVVVRLAHDGRREAAIQLPETVRPALGSKGQATLFGRPGASVPATLRQLAQTADRQTRTFEARYVLDAALSSAPLGATVTLRLPGAHAASGTVQVPLAALHDAGKGQGVWVIAGTPAQVTWRPVKVQGLHDDGADVSGLKAGERIVALGAHLLHQGERVRLEPAPVAAGAGAHP; the protein is encoded by the coding sequence ATGCGCTGGCGCCGCCTCGCTTCATCTGTAGTCATCTCCACCTTGCCCCTGGCCTTGAGCGCCTGCGCCGACAAGGCGCAGGCCGATCCGCGCACCGCCACGCCGCTGGTGCGCGCCGTCCCGGTGCAGGGCGCCGAAGCGGGCACGCGCAGCTTTACGGGCGTGGTCGCGCCGCGCGTGCAAAGCGACCTCGGTTTCCGCGTGGCCGGCAAGGTGAGCGAACGGCTGGTCGACGCCGGCCAGGTCGTGCGCCGTGGCCAGCCATTGATGCGCCTCGACGCCGACGACCTGCAACTGCTGGCGCAGGCGCGGCAGGAGTCCGTCACGGCCGACCGCGCCCGCGCGCGCCAGGCGGCGGACGAGGAGGCGCGCTACCGCGACTTGCGCGGCACCGGCGCCATCTCGGCATCCAATTACGACCAGGTGAAGGCGGTGGCTGACGCGGCCGGCGCCCAATTGAAAGCGTCCGAAGCCCTGGCCGGGGTGGCGCGCAATGCGTTGCAGTACGCGGTGCTGCTGGCCGACGCCGACGGTGTCGTGATGGACACCATGGCCGAACCGGGCCAGGTGGTCGCGGCCGGGCAGGTGGTGGTGCGCCTGGCCCATGACGGCCGGCGCGAAGCGGCGATCCAGCTGCCGGAAACCGTGCGCCCCGCGCTCGGCTCCAAGGGCCAGGCCACCCTGTTCGGCAGGCCGGGCGCCAGCGTGCCGGCCACCTTGCGCCAGCTGGCGCAGACGGCGGACCGGCAAACGCGCACTTTCGAGGCGCGCTATGTGCTCGACGCGGCGCTCTCAAGCGCGCCGCTGGGCGCCACCGTCACCCTGCGCCTGCCCGGCGCGCATGCCGCCAGCGGCACTGTGCAAGTGCCGCTGGCGGCCCTGCACGATGCGGGCAAGGGGCAGGGCGTGTGGGTGATCGCCGGTACGCCGGCGCAAGTGACCTGGCGGCCGGTGAAGGTGCAGGGGCTGCACGATGACGGCGCCGACGTCAGCGGCCTGAAGGCGGGCGAACGCATCGTCGCGCTGGGCGCCCATCTGCTGCACCAGGGAGAGCGGGTCAGGCTCGAACCGGCGCCAGTGGCCGCCGGCGCGGGAGCGCATCCATGA